Within Phycodurus eques isolate BA_2022a chromosome 7, UOR_Pequ_1.1, whole genome shotgun sequence, the genomic segment gagtgcgggaactagactggcctgcctgcagtccagacctgtcccccattgaaaatggagactccggactgttgaacagctgaagctgtacatcaagcaagaatgggaaagaattccagctacaaagcttcaacaatgagtgtcctcagttcccaaacgtttattgaatgttgttataaaagaaaaggtgatgtaacacagtggtaaacatgagcctgtttccagcttttgtggaacgtgttgtagccataaaattgtaagttaatgattattagctaaaaacaataaagttgatcagtttgaacattaaatatcttgtctttgtagtgtatgcaattaaatataggttgctaatgatttgcaaatcattgtattctgtttttatttatgaagaagaagaatcttttattgtcatgaacacgcatgcatgcacacgaaatttgttctctgcatttaacccatcacagtgaacacatacacatgttagtggaacacaatggagcagggggcagctgaagcccctttatgtttaacacaacgtcccaacttcgttggaattggagttgtacaaGCGGGAACAAATTGAAGTAATGATCAACATTTAGCTAAGCTTGTTTTACGATGtagtgcatttttatttgtcgCTTGTTTGTGCTGATTATCgagctaacagccaatcagagtaaTCGTCACAGACGGACGGGCGATGCCATTTATCATATTGAATCTGGCGAAAACGCAGCGGATGGAATGTACGAGCCACACGTGAAAACTGCCCACTGACGACGGCTCATTCATTTACCGCTAAAAAAAACGCACACGCCCCCTGAGTACTGGCATTTGGGAAGTACTCAATTATCAATACTAATGATGTCAATTTAAGATGATTTTCATGGATTATGTTTACCTTACACTCGCCGGACTTtagtgcgggcagcgtgggttcagttcccactcagtgacggtgtgaaactgagtgcgaatggttgtccgtgtctacatgtgccctgtgaccgactgacaaccagttcagggcgtagtccgcctttcgccgataggctccagcgccccccgaccctaaccaggataagcggtgttgacaatggatggatggatatttacccctctccaaaatgtttttttacagaatAGATGAGGATGTCCAAGTGGCACACGCTGCTCTGGGCTGTCTGATATTGGGGCGATCGTGCCGTCTAACAGCGACACACTGCTAAGGGATGCCCACCTGTAGATGAGAACGTCGTCGGCGGAGCTGTTGTACTGGATCTGGTACGTGCGCACGCCGGGAATGTGGTTCTGCGCGGGCCACGTGACGAGGGCGCTGCTGGACGTGAGCTCGGACACGCTGACCCGCGGCTGGGTGACGTGTGCCTGACCCCAGCTTGTGTTGGACTTGATGGACGTGGCGATGTCCGAGGGCCCGGGGTCCGCCTCCGGCTTGGGATCGAAATGCGGCGAGGGTTTGACCACCAGCTCCACCGGCGCCGTGGCCTCGCCGGCTGCGTTGGACGCGATGCACGTGAACTTTCCCGAATCCTGCGGCAGATCAGAGGAGAGTGTGTGAGCGGGAAAGCGTTGTCCCCGCAGAAAGGGCTCTCGAGAGAACCAACCTTGACGGAAGCCTTGAGGATGTCGAGCGAGCCGTTATCGTAGCAGACAATGCGCGACGTGTTGCCCATCAGTTTCCCTTCGGGGCTCACCCAGTGGGTGGACGGTTCCGGGTCGCCCATGGACTTGCAGCGCAGGCTCACCTCCTGGCCCTCCATCACAAACATCTTGGATGTGTGGCGAGTGATCATCGGAGGCtcacacacaaactcctccTGTAGTAGGTGCACAAATGGTGGTGAGAGAGAGGAGATAATCAAATGAGTTGGTAAATATTCAAACAAGATGGTTGTATTTAGAAGCGAttgcttaatattcaaatgACAATGTGCTTCATCAAtaaaaggagctggaagaatATTCATATGAGGCAGATGATATTCAAATGAGAAGGTAACTATGCATTTGCTGGACCCATAGAGCGTGTTAAGACGCCGACAATCAAAACTCGTCGCTTTGATCGACTTGATGTGATGATACTTGACACTTTTTCGTAACCAACTAGAAACGtcattggcagtatattgcctgttttaatatttgttcagtgcaatttttgtgaatagAGCatctgtgttttatttatgttttattcattgtactacattacaatgccattGTTCAATATATTCTTtgagttaattgttcttaaaatggatgtacttgaattattgtGCTCTAATCTcactatatcagtggcataaaaaaaaatcatcaatacaatcgtgatagtttttgggaaaatatatcgttctcaaaaaatggaaataaaaaaactaaacacatatcatatattgagagagagagagctatagataacacaaaaatattcatccatccattttctgagccgcttctcctcacgcgggtcgcgggcgtgctggagcctatcccagctatcatcgggcaggaggcggggtacaccctgaactggttgacaaaAATATTGCAGTGTAAAAAATAGAGTagcaactgtaataaaaatatgcaatatagcgggacagcgaagcaagaaccgcgatatagcagaggattactgtatctgtattccagggctgggactcattgtttccagacatgtgcatccttGGACGCAGTcgtttcaagtgtaaaatgatctatgcataTGAGCTGTTATGTCGGCATTCACTATTTCAGATGTCTGgtattcaattgaaatgttAACATTCAAATGGTCTTGCTAATAATCCAAATTCAAATGGCTGCTTAAGCAACATTCAAATGATCGAGTCAAACAAGCTGATTTCCAATGTTCAAATTTAACTGAGGAGGGTTGATATTCAAGGAAAGTGGTTAATCTGTATTCAAACGAGATGGAGGATATATAAATGACCTATAACTGAAGATGGCTGACATTCAAATGAGCTGTCAATATTAAAATGTAGGGATTTGTCAAGAATCAAGTTGGTGGATATTTAAATGCGCTTTTAGTACAGAGGAACTTTGGTTtacaaacaattcaatttttgcaccattttttccaaagaaaaatgACCTCAGTTCACACACTATTATGGATTTGCGAACAGTTTTGGCATAGACATGCGGAAGGCTCAGTTGGACTTTTTCTAGCGCTGCGTAATCATCATTGGCTCTATGAGTCACACATTGCAAGcatctttgttttttgcttgAAATTTGTCCTCAATATGGCCCCAAAGAAACTGAAAACTGCTATCCACAGTGTTATAAGGAAGCCTAAACGtatgaaatgtataaaaaaaacggAGGAAATACCAGCAAAACGTGAATGGTCTTCGTGTTTGTGATGTCACTGTGCAGGTTGCTTTGGCAATGGCTTGCTAGCGACGGCTGGCTAGCGAGGGATGTCTAGCGATGGCTCGCTAGAGACAGGTGGCTAGAAAGGGATGGCTCGCGACGGATTGCGACTGACGGATGACTAGCGATGGATGGCTAGCGACGGCTGGCCAGCAATGGCTGGTTAGCGACGGATGATTAGCGACGGATAGCTCGCAGCTCAAGAATACACAGGTCTCAGCTAACTGCACCGAGAGGTGTTCCACCTTCAACTGCGGTGTGAGAGCTCGCTGATAATAGCGTTAGCAAGGCTTCATGTTCGACATAAATCCCCTTGCTATTTATTTGCATGTCAGCATGCTGTTTTTCACTGCATGATCAGCAGCATTGTTTCTGTCCGCCAGCCCAGAGTGGCCACcacatcccacaatgcaccATGAGGCTTTCATGTTGCGTTGCGGGAGCCATTGCGACCATAAAGAGTACTGAATGTGAAAAGGCTAAGAAGTTGCTTGTGAACCAGTCGTGTTTTATCTCCATAATAAAGTGTCTTTGAACGTATGTCTATATTGTACAATATTGATTTTTGAccacgcacacaaaaataaggtaaatataaCTTCATTCTGACGCTGGACCGGATGAAATACATTTCCactcattttaatgggaaacatTTCTTCTGTTTGTGAATGTTTCAGTTCCACAGTATTTAAATAGTATGGccaataatcaataataaaatgacacatttagATGAGGTTGGTAAATTTTTAAATGAGGCCGGTTAATATTCAATGCTCAAatgacaaaatatcaatattccACTCAAGTGTTTAATCAATAATCAAGTGAGATGGGGGGTATTCAAACAAGCTATATGGGTATGGACAATATTTGATATTCAAATGAGCTAGTTAATATCCAATATTTGACGCATATGACGTGTCTTGTGGTGGTCAGTCTTGTTCTCATGTCGTTGGCGAGACGCTGTGTCCGACTTAACGCTACCTCCTTAGCTCGTGCACAAAGTGCATTTCAATAGTTTGAAGTGGGTTTTAATAAGTTTAGTTGCTCTAAAGCGACCTTGGATTTTTGAAAGGCACTATATAAATTGAAGATataagtataataataattgtgaaaTGTGTTCAAGCATGGGGAGAGCTAAAACTAGGAATGAACTGGTACTGATTCCAGGTATCAGTATTGGCccgataccggccttatttcaaggaatggggtactcgtgaaggctccTGATAGCAGCCACTTATACATAAGACTAAAAAAATTGACATTGAGTAAGTCCCCCTCGACCAGTACTAGTGCTATCGGTACTCAGTATTGGTGAGTAGcctactcaagagtgaatacccatactggtatcggtctgtaaaaaagtggtattgaacaAGTAAaactacagaaaataaatgtgtaaacGGGTTCTATCTACATCACGGCTTTTCACCTATTGGGAGTGGGTCTGGAAAGAGTCCCCAACAATAAACAGGGGTTCATTGTACTGTGATGACTGCCAACCTCTCTGATGGTCCAGAAGTACTTCCCAGCGAGGTCTCTCGGGGAGGCGCAGGTCTCCAGGTCGTCCTCGCGGGTCAACCGCCGTAACCAAACTAGCTCGCAGTTGCAGTGcagtggattcccaccgaagcTCAGAACCAAGGCCGTCAGCGGCGAGCCCTTCATCTTGGCGTAGACGGGGATGCGCAGGAACAGCGGGTCGGGCGGGATCTTCTTCAGCTTGTTGGACGTCATGTCCAGCCTGTACATAACAAAAGGCcacaaaaacagaattttaatGGGAATGTCGGGACCGGCTCGGTGACAGCCAGCTTCCGAGCGCACCTGGCCAGCTTGTGCAGGTTGGAGAAGATTCCCTCGGGAACGCTCTCAATGAGGTTGTGGTCCAGACTGAGCGTGTTGACGCTCACCAGCATGGAGATGGTCTCCCACGGGACGTCCACCAAGTTGTTGTAGCTCAGGTCCAAGTCCTCCAGTGTCTccagaaagtcctgccaagacAGGGTTCAATTAAACACGGGACGAGGAATCAAGGTGCGTCCCAATCAATTAGAAATGCTGGAAAATGTATTACACTGGTGCAATTC encodes:
- the si:cabz01090165.1 gene encoding leucine-rich repeat and fibronectin type III domain-containing protein 1-like protein isoform X2, which encodes MGGPSPPPLLLVLLAACWLVRLGAASSSMLCPKRCTCQNLLPSYTVLCAKTGLLFVPSNIDRQTAELRLMDNFITTLRHRDFANMSSLIHLTLSRNTISQIRPLAFADLQNLHALHLDANRLTTLDDAHFQGLVNLRHLILANNQLHRISQGAFQDFLETLEDLDLSYNNLVDVPWETISMLVSVNTLSLDHNLIESVPEGIFSNLHKLARLDMTSNKLKKIPPDPLFLRIPVYAKMKGSPLTALVLSFGGNPLHCNCELVWLRRLTREDDLETCASPRDLAGKYFWTIREEEFVCEPPMITRHTSKMFVMEGQEVSLRCKSMGDPEPSTHWVSPEGKLMGNTSRIVCYDNGSLDILKASVKDSGKFTCIASNAAGEATAPVELVVKPSPHFDPKPEADPGPSDIATSIKSNTSWGQAHVTQPRVSVSELTSSSALVTWPAQNHIPGVRTYQIQYNSSADDVLIYRMIPANHKYFLLSDLASSRDYDLCVLAVSDDGVTALTGTKMVGCVAFATEPEYGRCHSIRDQFLGGTMILILGGIIVASVLVFIFILLMKYKLHSNQDHKHNANARHAHVCSQTNGGGANTLPPVGQGAHKGCRLSPVVDLNAAHDDGDDDASQ